One part of the Polyangiaceae bacterium genome encodes these proteins:
- a CDS encoding GNAT family N-acetyltransferase — MAELARGDLSLRRISRNDQQAFVAAARQSRALHQPWIFPPVTAQRFRSWLDNSERRERYLVWNRDGASEALVGYVAINELTWGVFENGCLGYWVNAPWSGKGRMRVALELLVEHVFKRKERRLHRLEANIQPGNAASRRLVEHLGFRLEGLSPRFLKLDGEWRDHERWAITREDWHQTKPQRRAGHYA, encoded by the coding sequence ATGGCAGAGCTAGCGCGAGGCGACTTGAGCCTGCGACGTATCAGCCGGAACGACCAGCAAGCATTCGTCGCCGCAGCGCGGCAGAGCCGCGCGTTGCATCAGCCGTGGATCTTCCCTCCAGTGACCGCCCAGCGATTCCGCTCGTGGCTCGACAACTCCGAGCGTCGCGAACGCTACCTGGTGTGGAATCGCGACGGCGCATCCGAAGCGCTCGTTGGCTACGTAGCGATCAACGAGCTGACGTGGGGTGTCTTCGAGAACGGCTGCTTGGGCTACTGGGTGAACGCACCGTGGTCGGGTAAGGGGCGCATGCGTGTCGCCCTCGAGCTACTCGTCGAACATGTGTTCAAGCGCAAAGAGCGCCGCCTGCACCGACTGGAAGCAAACATCCAGCCCGGAAACGCGGCTTCGCGGCGCCTGGTCGAGCACCTTGGCTTCCGCTTGGAGGGCCTGAGCCCGCGCTTCCTAAAGCTCGACGGAGAGTGGCGCGACCACGAACGTTGGGCAATCACGCGCGAAGACTGGCACCAGACCAAGCCGCAACGGCGCGCAGGTCATTACGCCTGA
- a CDS encoding FAD-dependent oxidoreductase has translation MNQASRRDVLRLLLGAPLAAACEKHLPRREIPGEIKGARFQLGHRLRDATVERAAGAPRRVGVAIVGAGPSGLSAAWRLDREGVADYVVFDLEGQAGGTSTFGSDGAVPHPWGAHYVPVPRRQTSALYRLLSEMDVLEPDVDAPPRALEQMRIRAPEERLFIDGSWHEGLFPAAGASKEDWEQLTRFEAQVARWVSFRDAQGRRAFDLPMARASNAAEVRALDKQSAKQWLDDLKITSPRVRWYVEYACRDDYGLDLEHTSAWALLLYFCSRVPEPGSESAPFVTWPEGNGRLVRHLVDVVGPRLELGRVVTDVVPGEDSVEFSVYSPDTGLRRYVADQVILALPKFVVPRILRPFREAMPAHLQEFSYGVWLVANIHLRRRPLSRGFELAWDNVLYDSPALGYVVASHQTLRDRGPSVWTYYQPLTDADPKQARERLLAAEHRGLTDAIVADLSRAHLDLEACIERVDVWRWGHAMVRPRPGFIWGGAREKASESVGRVHFAHSDLSGIALFEEAQHRGILAADRVLEARGLSPKPFD, from the coding sequence ATGAACCAAGCTTCGCGACGAGACGTCTTGCGTCTCTTGCTTGGGGCGCCCCTCGCGGCCGCGTGCGAGAAGCACCTGCCGCGCCGAGAAATCCCTGGGGAAATCAAGGGCGCGCGCTTTCAGCTGGGCCACCGGCTGAGGGATGCCACGGTGGAGCGCGCCGCGGGCGCCCCCAGGAGGGTGGGGGTTGCGATCGTGGGCGCTGGGCCGAGCGGCCTCTCCGCTGCGTGGCGCCTCGATCGTGAGGGGGTCGCCGACTACGTCGTGTTCGACCTTGAAGGCCAAGCTGGGGGCACCTCGACCTTTGGGAGCGATGGCGCGGTTCCCCACCCGTGGGGCGCACACTACGTTCCCGTCCCGCGACGCCAGACCTCCGCGCTCTATCGGCTGCTCAGCGAGATGGACGTGCTCGAGCCAGACGTCGACGCGCCGCCTCGCGCCCTCGAGCAGATGCGCATTCGCGCGCCTGAAGAGCGCCTGTTCATCGACGGTAGCTGGCACGAGGGGTTGTTCCCTGCGGCAGGAGCCAGCAAGGAAGATTGGGAGCAGCTGACGCGTTTCGAAGCGCAGGTTGCGCGATGGGTGAGCTTCCGTGATGCGCAGGGCCGACGCGCGTTTGATCTTCCAATGGCGCGCGCCTCGAACGCCGCGGAGGTGCGAGCGCTGGACAAGCAGAGCGCGAAGCAGTGGCTCGATGATCTGAAGATCACCTCGCCGAGGGTGCGCTGGTACGTGGAGTACGCCTGCCGAGACGACTACGGGCTCGACCTTGAGCACACCAGCGCTTGGGCGCTGTTGCTTTACTTCTGCAGCCGTGTGCCGGAACCAGGCTCGGAATCCGCGCCCTTCGTCACTTGGCCTGAAGGCAATGGCCGCCTGGTGCGGCACCTGGTGGACGTCGTTGGACCGCGCCTCGAGCTTGGGCGCGTTGTTACGGATGTGGTGCCCGGTGAAGACAGCGTGGAGTTCAGCGTCTACTCGCCGGACACGGGGCTCAGGCGCTACGTCGCCGACCAGGTGATTCTGGCGCTCCCGAAGTTCGTGGTGCCGCGCATCTTGAGGCCTTTCCGGGAGGCAATGCCGGCGCATCTTCAGGAGTTCTCGTATGGCGTCTGGCTGGTGGCGAACATCCACCTCCGCCGGCGTCCCCTGAGCCGTGGTTTCGAGCTCGCGTGGGACAACGTGCTCTACGACAGTCCGGCGCTTGGCTATGTCGTTGCTTCGCATCAGACGCTGCGCGATCGGGGACCCAGCGTTTGGACCTACTACCAGCCGCTGACCGACGCGGATCCGAAGCAAGCCCGGGAGCGCCTGCTAGCCGCAGAGCATCGCGGTCTCACGGACGCTATCGTGGCAGATCTGAGCCGGGCGCACCTCGACTTGGAAGCGTGCATCGAGCGCGTCGATGTTTGGCGCTGGGGACACGCCATGGTCCGGCCACGACCCGGTTTCATTTGGGGAGGTGCGCGCGAGAAAGCCAGCGAGTCCGTCGGACGCGTGCATTTCGCGCACTCGGACCTCTCGGGGATCGCGCTCTTCGAGGAAGCCCAACACCGCGGGATCCTGGCCGCCGATCGCGTGTTGGAGGCGCGGGGCTTGAGCCCAAAGCCCTTTGACTGA
- a CDS encoding PEGA domain-containing protein has protein sequence MAASFRRVLLVMGACAGLASVPLCPDQAVAQSKDDLAKARRLFRQGLSLEAAGDFAGALAKFDEVAKVKLTPQVRFHMGRCKEELGRLNEALGDYRLAEYEAREAGAKELPEISAAKEKLEARVPKLVITLGEGAEGATVELDGVELGSAKVGKETVVDPGSHTVVVRLPNGGKWEETVDVTEGESKALELVPPEDLQVETPPADIPDVPPDDEPTPEPKPEESSSAVPWIIGGVGAVSLVASGVFFLMKNGAESDLDGACRGSVCPKSVEDKQSSGESYAMWTNVTLGIGVVGIGVAAVMLLTGGSSSPEPAREAKGLRWDVGTTKAFSGVRLSGQF, from the coding sequence ATGGCGGCTTCATTCCGACGTGTATTGCTGGTGATGGGAGCTTGCGCCGGGTTGGCGTCTGTTCCGCTCTGCCCGGACCAGGCAGTGGCTCAGAGCAAGGATGATCTGGCCAAGGCGCGGCGTCTGTTTCGCCAGGGCCTGAGCCTCGAGGCCGCTGGAGACTTCGCTGGAGCGCTGGCGAAGTTCGATGAGGTGGCGAAGGTCAAGCTGACTCCCCAGGTGCGTTTCCACATGGGCCGCTGCAAGGAGGAGCTGGGCCGCTTGAACGAGGCGCTCGGCGACTATCGGCTTGCGGAGTACGAAGCCCGTGAAGCGGGCGCGAAGGAGCTGCCCGAGATCAGCGCCGCGAAAGAGAAGCTCGAGGCCCGCGTGCCCAAGCTGGTGATCACGCTGGGTGAGGGTGCAGAGGGCGCGACCGTGGAGCTCGATGGCGTCGAGCTTGGATCGGCGAAGGTCGGCAAAGAGACGGTCGTGGACCCTGGCAGCCACACTGTGGTGGTGCGCCTGCCGAACGGCGGAAAATGGGAGGAGACCGTCGACGTCACCGAGGGTGAGTCGAAGGCCCTGGAGTTGGTGCCGCCGGAGGATTTGCAGGTGGAAACGCCGCCTGCGGATATCCCCGATGTGCCTCCAGATGACGAGCCGACGCCAGAACCCAAGCCCGAAGAGAGTTCATCGGCGGTTCCCTGGATCATCGGTGGTGTAGGTGCGGTGAGTCTCGTCGCCTCGGGCGTGTTCTTCCTGATGAAGAACGGTGCGGAGAGCGATCTCGACGGCGCCTGCCGTGGCAGCGTTTGCCCTAAATCGGTGGAGGACAAGCAGTCCTCGGGCGAGAGCTACGCGATGTGGACCAACGTGACCCTCGGGATTGGCGTGGTCGGGATCGGCGTGGCAGCTGTCATGTTGCTTACGGGGGGGAGTAGCTCCCCAGAGCCCGCTCGGGAGGCCAAGGGCCTGCGCTGGGATGTGGGCACGACCAAGGCTTTCTCTGGTGTTCGCTTGAGCGGACAGTTTTGA